A single region of the Gossypium arboreum isolate Shixiya-1 chromosome 12, ASM2569848v2, whole genome shotgun sequence genome encodes:
- the LOC108477300 gene encoding putative glucuronosyltransferase PGSIP8 — MGWNGERRRYVVTFFRVLLVLLAVVQTTAFQGVKLKKKEHRNAYATMMYMGTPRDYEFYVATRVLIRSLVKLQVGADLIVIASLDVPLRWVRALEEEDGAKVVRVENLNNPYKGQENFDKRFKLTLNKLYAWSLVDYDRVVMLDADNLFLQKTDELFQCGQFCAVFINPCIFHTGLFVLQPSREVFKDMVHQLKTGKENPDGADQGFIGAYFPDLLDQPMFHPPLNGSNLDGQYRLPLGYQMDASYYYLRLRWRVPCGPNSVITFPGALWLKPWYWWSWPVLPLGIQWHENRRQTLGYAAEMPVIIVQSIIFLGILAMTHLARPSISKLCYRSSDKTTSLIQTGLKFMAIWSILAAYIVPFAIIPRTIHPLVGWTLYFLGSTALSSIAINSFLLPAIQVFVPLAGIFGSLLVMAYPWYPNGVVRALAVFGYAFCYAPIAWGSVGKVMARLQVSLEREQFLPKLAESSPTSGFNKLY; from the exons ATGGGTTGGAACGGAGAAAGACGAAGATATGTGGTAACATTTTTTAGAGTCTTGTTAGTGTTGCTGGCGGTGGTGCAAACGACGGCGTTCCAAGGGGTTAAACTGAAGAAGAAGGAGCATCGGAACGCGTACGCGACGATGATGTACATGGGGACGCCCAGAGATTACGAGTTCTACGTCGCGACACGTGTCTTGATCAGATCCCTTGTTAAGCTCCAAGTGGGCGCTGATCTCATCGTCATTGCCTCCCTCGACGTTCCCCTCCGTTGGGTTCGTGCACT GGAAGAGGAAGATGGAGCAAAGGTAGTGAGGGTGGAGAACCTTAATAACCCTTACAAAGGTCAAGAAAATTTCGATAAGAGATTCAAATTGACACTGAATAAACTATATGCCTGGAGTTTGGTGGACTATGATAGAGTTGTCATGCTTGACGCTGACAATCTTTTCCTACAGAAAACCGATGAATTGTTCCAATGTGGGCAGTTTTGTGCTGTCTTTATCAACCCCTGCATCTTTCATACTGGCCTCTTTGTGTTGCAG CCATCGCGAGAGGTATTTAAAGACATGGTCCATCAACTAAAAACTGGTAAAGAAAACCCCGATGGTGCTGACCAGGGATTCATTGGTGCTTACTTCCCTGACTTGCTCGACCAGCCCATGTTTCACCCACCATTAAATGGGTCCAACCTAGATGGGCAATACAGACTTCCTCTGGGATACCAAATGGATGCTTCTTATTACT ATCTTAGACTTCGTTGGAGAGTACCTTGTGGACCCAACAGTGTGATCACTTTCCCTGGTGCACTATGGTTGAAGCCATGGTATTGGTGGTCTTGGCCTGTCCTGCCTTTGGGCATTCAATGGCACGAAAATCGTCGTCAAACTCTAGGGTATGCAGCTGAGATGCCGGTTATAATAGTCCAATCGATTATTTTCCTTGGAATATTAGCGATGACACATCTAGCACGCCCCAGCATCTCCAAACTATGCTACCGAAGCTCAGACAAAACCACATCTTTGATCCAAACTGGCCTAAAATTTATGGCAATCTGGTCTATTCTTGCAGCCTATATAGTTCCCTTCGCTATTATTCCTCGCACAATTCACCCATTAGTAGGCTGGACACTGTATTTCCTTGGTTCCACTGCTCTTTCGTCTATAGCAATCAACTCGTTCTTGCTGCCTGCCATCCAAGTCTTCGTTCCTTTGGCTGGGATTTTTGGGTCTCTTCTGGTCATGGCATATCCTTGGTACCCTAATGGAGTTGTAAGAGCTTTAGCTGTTTTCGGCTATGCGTTTTGTTATGCCCCTATTGCTTGGGGTTCGGTGGGTAAGGTCATGGCACGTCTTCAAGTCTCACTTGAAAGGGAACAATTTTTACCAAAATTGGCTGAATCTTCACCAACTTCCGGCTTCAACAAGTTGTATTGA